The Akkermansia sp. RCC_12PD genome contains the following window.
ACGAGCCGGAATGCGGGGAATTCCTGGGTTTTGACATCGTGGGTTATGAATGCGGCTCCTTCCATTCCTGGCTGTGCAACGCCCTTTACAAAGACGTGGAGGAAAGTTATGAACTGAAGTTCAGTTCCTTCGGATTGCTGGAAAACGACTGGGAAGAGGTGTGCGCCATGACCGCAGCCATTCAGGGCATCGGGGAACCGGTGGTGTGGACGCCGTGCGTTGTCCGCCGTTATGCTGCGGAGTAAAGAAGGCTTTCCTTCCGCCGTTATGCCGCCTGGCGTATGGATTCGCGTTCTTCCCCGCAGTATGGGGGAAAGGGCTGTTTCATGGATTGTGCGAGCCTCTTTCTCGTGAAGAAGTAGGCAATGGCGAGCGGCACGCAGGAACCGATCCATGCGGCGGGGCTCGCCATGCTGGCCCCGGCAAAACCCAGGTACCGCGCCAGGATAATGGCGGCAAAGGCGCGCATCCCCAGCTCCATGACGCCTGCAAAGGTAGGCACGATGCTCTGCCCCAGCCCCTGAAGCGTGTAGCGGAATACGAACAGCAGGGCCAGTACCCAGTACATGGAGGCATTGATGTTCAAATAGGTCTGGGCCAGCCTGACGACTTCCCGCTCGCCCGTCCCTACGAACAGCCGGATGAGTTCCGGTCCCCAGATGATGTTCACGACAGCTATGGCGATGCTGAATCCTACGGACATGAGGCTGCACTGCAGCACCCCCTGCCGGATGCGGAGCGGATTCCTGGCGCCGTAGTTCTGGGCTACGTAGGTAGCCATCGTGATGCCGAAGGACATCATGGGCAGCGTGGCCACCATGTCGATTTTCTGGGCGGCGCTGAAGGCGGCTACGGCCTGGGCTCCCAGCCGGTTCAGCGCGAACTGCACGAGAATGGCGCCTATGGCGATGATGGATGCCTGGAAGCCCATGGGGAGGGCCAGGCGGATATGCGCCCAGAGGTAGCGGCGGCTCATGTTCCAGTCCGTCCGGGTGAGCCGGAGCATGGGAAACTTCCTGAACACGTAGATGGTGCAGAGGAGTCCGGAAACCAGCTGGGAAGTGACCGTGGCCACGGCCGCACCGGCGGGCCCCATGCCGAAACGCAGGATCAGCGCCAGGTCCAGGACGATATTCAGCACGCAGGCCAGCACCAGGAAGTAGAGAGGGGTTCTGCTGTCCCCCAGAGCGCGGATGACATTGGAAAGGAGGTTGAACAGCATGGCCGCGCCGATTCCCCAGAAAATAATGATGATGTAGGAATGGGCCGCATCCAGAATTTCCGGAGGCGTTTGCAGCAGTTCCAGCACGGGGCGGGCGAAGACGACACTCACGGCTGTCAGCAGGACGGTTGCTGCCGCGCTCAGGAGGATGCACACGGCAAAACTGCGCCGCACGGCCCGTTTGCGTCCGGCGCCGAAACGCTGGGCCGTGATAATGGAAAGGCCGGCCGTGAATCCGATCACGAACCCGAGGATGAAAAACATCAGCCCTCCCGTGCAGCCTACGGCAGCCAGGGCTTCCACACCCAGCGTCCTGCCCACGATCAGGGTGTCGGCCATGTTGTAGAATTGCTGGAACAGATTGCCGATCAGCAGGGGAATGGTAAACAGGAAAATCAATTTGGCGGGATTGCCGCTTGTCAGAGTCTTGGTCATCCGGAGCGGACGCATGGAACGCCTGCCCGGCGTTTTTTCCAAGTCCGTTTTGCGGCATGTTCATGTTTTTTGTACGATAAGTGTCCGCATGCCTCCCGGAAGGTCTGGAACGGCACGGGCGCCGGGAAGTGCGGCGGATGACGGAATGGTTTCGTAAATCAATGATTTATGCTTTGACAAGAAGGGCTGC
Protein-coding sequences here:
- a CDS encoding MATE family efflux transporter; this translates as MTKTLTSGNPAKLIFLFTIPLLIGNLFQQFYNMADTLIVGRTLGVEALAAVGCTGGLMFFILGFVIGFTAGLSIITAQRFGAGRKRAVRRSFAVCILLSAAATVLLTAVSVVFARPVLELLQTPPEILDAAHSYIIIIFWGIGAAMLFNLLSNVIRALGDSRTPLYFLVLACVLNIVLDLALILRFGMGPAGAAVATVTSQLVSGLLCTIYVFRKFPMLRLTRTDWNMSRRYLWAHIRLALPMGFQASIIAIGAILVQFALNRLGAQAVAAFSAAQKIDMVATLPMMSFGITMATYVAQNYGARNPLRIRQGVLQCSLMSVGFSIAIAVVNIIWGPELIRLFVGTGEREVVRLAQTYLNINASMYWVLALLFVFRYTLQGLGQSIVPTFAGVMELGMRAFAAIILARYLGFAGASMASPAAWIGSCVPLAIAYFFTRKRLAQSMKQPFPPYCGEERESIRQAA